In a genomic window of Algoriphagus halophilus:
- the hemC gene encoding hydroxymethylbilane synthase, translating into MSRLIKIGTRGSKLALWQAYHVEQLLQKSGLATEIVIIDTKGDQILDVSISKIGSKGVFTQELEDQLLDGRIDIAVHSAKDMQSNLPDGFEIIAFTEREIENDVIASHKKGITLSDSSQPLVLGTSSTRRVATLKHFYPHVKTVEVRGNLQTRIRKMEDGLCDALLLAYAGVHRMGYDEMIVEKLSLEEFTPAVGQGSVAIEASSTLDPKVKELIISACNHRETEIKLRAERGYLRVLEGGCSIPVFALADNQGDTVTLKGGIVSLDGKERISVSVSGSADQPEALGEKLAEEVFARGGKKILDQIKTTLNK; encoded by the coding sequence ATGAGCAGATTGATCAAAATAGGAACTAGAGGAAGTAAACTGGCCTTGTGGCAAGCATACCATGTAGAACAACTTCTTCAAAAGTCCGGACTAGCCACAGAAATTGTCATCATTGATACAAAAGGAGACCAAATCTTAGATGTGTCTATTTCTAAAATTGGGAGTAAAGGAGTTTTTACCCAAGAATTAGAAGATCAATTACTGGATGGAAGAATTGACATTGCGGTTCACAGTGCCAAGGATATGCAGTCAAACCTTCCGGATGGCTTTGAAATTATTGCATTTACTGAGAGGGAAATTGAAAATGATGTGATTGCCTCACATAAAAAAGGGATCACACTTTCGGATAGCTCCCAACCTTTGGTTTTGGGGACTTCCTCTACCAGAAGAGTAGCCACCCTCAAACACTTTTACCCACATGTCAAGACTGTGGAGGTAAGAGGGAATTTGCAAACCCGAATTCGAAAAATGGAAGATGGGCTTTGTGATGCACTTTTGCTCGCCTATGCAGGAGTTCATAGAATGGGCTATGATGAGATGATTGTAGAAAAGTTGAGCTTGGAAGAATTTACCCCTGCCGTGGGCCAAGGTTCCGTAGCCATTGAAGCTTCCAGCACTTTAGATCCCAAAGTAAAAGAACTCATCATTTCAGCGTGTAACCACCGGGAAACAGAAATCAAATTGCGTGCAGAGCGAGGCTATTTGCGGGTCTTAGAAGGGGGATGTAGTATTCCGGTCTTTGCTTTGGCTGATAATCAAGGAGATACCGTTACTTTGAAAGGGGGGATAGTCAGTTTAGATGGGAAAGAAAGAATCAGTGTTTCTGTAAGCGGAAGTGCAGATCAACCGGAAGCGTTAGGAGAGAAATTGGCAGAGGAAGTATTTGCAAGAGGTGGTAAAAAGATATTAGATCAGATAAAAACAACATTGAACAAGTGA
- a CDS encoding peptidylprolyl isomerase, whose translation MRNPIKLVLWAVLLISSFSCGGDQDYVATIHTEFGDIVAVFFDDTPVHKSNFISLAEEGRFDSTEFHRVMKGFMAQGGDVFTKEGLDPATWPTLPAEITSNHFHQRGMIAAARQPDGINPEKRSNGSQFYIVLGKVYSEDELMVDLSLLQPAFMKYIQLGSQEELKNEYVRLYEAQEFDSLTSLLISKSKEIEESLNINVTKNFSPAQVEAYTTVGGTPHLDGEYTVFGQVVQGMDVVDRIAEEPTGFRDKPTDPVWMTVTVEKMSKDKIEKEYGFVYPKNK comes from the coding sequence GTGAGGAACCCAATTAAATTAGTCCTTTGGGCTGTTCTGTTGATCAGCTCTTTTTCTTGTGGTGGGGATCAGGATTATGTGGCCACGATTCATACCGAATTTGGAGATATAGTCGCAGTGTTTTTTGACGATACCCCAGTTCATAAATCCAATTTCATTTCCCTTGCGGAAGAGGGAAGATTTGATTCTACCGAATTTCACCGGGTAATGAAAGGTTTTATGGCTCAAGGAGGAGATGTCTTCACAAAAGAAGGATTGGATCCTGCTACCTGGCCTACCTTACCTGCTGAAATCACCTCGAATCATTTTCATCAACGCGGGATGATTGCAGCGGCACGCCAACCAGATGGAATAAATCCTGAAAAACGATCCAATGGATCCCAGTTTTATATTGTATTAGGTAAAGTATATTCTGAAGATGAATTGATGGTGGATCTGAGTTTACTTCAGCCTGCTTTTATGAAGTACATTCAATTGGGAAGCCAAGAAGAATTAAAAAATGAATATGTGAGGTTATATGAGGCTCAGGAATTTGATAGTTTGACGTCATTGCTGATATCAAAGAGTAAGGAAATTGAAGAGTCGCTGAATATTAATGTGACTAAAAATTTCTCTCCTGCCCAAGTAGAAGCTTACACGACGGTAGGGGGAACTCCCCACTTGGATGGCGAATACACGGTTTTTGGTCAGGTAGTTCAGGGAATGGATGTGGTAGATAGAATTGCTGAGGAACCAACTGGTTTTCGGGATAAACCAACCGACCCGGTTTGGATGACTGTGACAGTGGAAAAAATGTCTAAGGATAAAATTGAGAAAGAATATGGGTTTGTCTACCCCAAAAATAAGTAA
- a CDS encoding SDR family oxidoreductase, with translation MGLSTPKISKQKIAITGVNGLLGQKLVSQLIDRGTFEVIGFGKGACRIPNQEFEYVTLDITDESKVHSEIKRVHPDIIIHGAAMTNVDECELHQEAAYKVNVKATEYLLRAAESVGAHFIFVSTDFIFSGEEGPLDEQAVPAPVNYYGETKLEAEQLVQASATKWAIARTVLVFGIAHDMSRSNIILWVKSSLESGKNIQVVDDQFRTPTLAEDLAEGCILIAEKGAEGIFNISGPDFLTPYEMAMVTADYFGLDKSLIARVDSKTFTQPAKRPLKTGFSIEKARKVLDFEPKTFRTAIGILSKQIILASS, from the coding sequence ATGGGTTTGTCTACCCCAAAAATAAGTAAGCAGAAAATAGCGATTACTGGGGTAAACGGATTGCTTGGCCAAAAGCTAGTAAGCCAATTAATCGACCGAGGGACCTTTGAAGTCATTGGTTTTGGAAAAGGTGCATGCCGAATTCCCAATCAGGAATTTGAATATGTAACACTTGACATTACAGACGAGTCAAAAGTACATTCAGAAATTAAAAGGGTTCATCCTGATATTATTATTCATGGTGCAGCGATGACCAACGTAGATGAATGTGAACTTCACCAGGAGGCCGCCTATAAAGTTAATGTAAAAGCCACTGAATACTTATTGCGAGCTGCAGAAAGCGTGGGAGCACACTTTATTTTTGTTTCCACTGATTTTATTTTTTCGGGAGAAGAAGGTCCTTTAGATGAACAGGCAGTTCCTGCTCCGGTGAATTATTACGGGGAGACGAAGTTGGAGGCAGAGCAATTGGTGCAAGCTTCCGCAACTAAATGGGCAATTGCAAGGACCGTGCTGGTGTTTGGTATCGCACATGACATGAGTCGCAGCAACATTATCCTTTGGGTAAAGTCTTCATTGGAATCCGGAAAAAATATTCAAGTAGTCGATGATCAATTCAGGACTCCCACGCTTGCAGAAGATTTGGCAGAGGGTTGTATCTTAATTGCTGAGAAAGGAGCTGAAGGAATATTTAATATTTCTGGTCCCGATTTTCTTACTCCTTATGAGATGGCCATGGTTACGGCGGACTATTTTGGCTTAGACAAATCCCTTATCGCAAGAGTTGATTCAAAAACATTTACTCAGCCAGCAAAAAGACCCCTTAAAACAGGATTTTCTATTGAAAAAGCCAGAAAAGTCCTTGATTTTGAGCCTAAAACTTTCCGAACGGCAATTGGTATTTTATCAAAACAAATTATCTTAGCCAGCTCGTAA